The Chitinivibrio alkaliphilus ACht1 DNA segment TCTCAACGTACTTCCCTGAAAAGTCCTCGAACGCATTTGTGACGGCGAACTCAACCTCTTTGCCCAGAGCTTTGAAGTGTTCCTTGCCGCATGCGATCTTGGCTTTTTCAGTTGGGCGTAGCGCATCGGTGAATAAGGTGCTTTTGGTCTCAACAACAAAGTAAAGCTTCTCTTTGCCATCCACCTCAATCAATACAGCCCAGTCCGGGTTATAGGTGCCCAGAGGCGTGTCGATTTTGAACCAGTCCGGGAGCTTGGCGTATAGCTTGATGTCATCGCTTCGTTCAAAAGCAGTGGCGAACTCCAGCTCCACGTCGGAATCGTAGACCACATGGTCAAAGACTGACTTCTGGCTTTCAACCATGTTCTTCTGTAGATAGCCAAACAGCTCGTTATCGCTGAACAGTTCCTGAGCGTAAAAATGTTCATCCCCGATCTTGTGATACTTAATCCCGTCGACTACAAAGAGACGCATCTGGTGCTGGATGATGGTCGATACCTGCTCGATGAACTTCTGCGGGTTGTTTTTAAAGGACTCAAGGCGGCCACTGTCGTTGATAATCTTAACAATAGTCCGGCGGGTCAGGTTGGTTTCATTCTGGAGGTAAGTGATCAGATCCGGGAGCTCGAAAGATCGTGACTCGTAGACACTGGCTGTTTCCTGAACCTGCTCTGCGTGAACACCACCACGATCAATCTCGGCCTTGGCTTTTCGATAAATAAACCTGGCCTTGCCCACCTGCAGATTGCCTTTAATCTCTTCAGCGCATTTTGCGGCAAGTGTCTCTACATCAAAATCGACTCTAAAAGTGGTCTTGTATTTGATCCGGTCCCAAAGCTCTTTGAACTCCGGACTTAAAAATACGGATTTATTCAGCGACACCTTTTTCTTGTCGTCACGGTTCTTGATATTGAGATTGCCGGAAACTTTCTTCAGCACCGCAGCAATATGCGGGGCTTGTTCTTTGAATTCCTCCGGCAGCTCAAGCTCACCACTTTTTAGGGCAGTCTTTAAGGAGTCCTGCACCTTGCCTTTGGTATCAATGTAACCAGTGGTTTTCAGGTGATCCCAAAGCTTCTTGGAAGCATCGACTCCAAGGTGTTCATTGTTGTAGTCGTCAACCGGAACAACGATGTTGGCAAACAGGTGCTCTTCAACCACTCCGAATTTAATACCTTCTTCCTGCTCAATCTCTTTCTGGAGCTGTTCGGCAAATTTTTCATAGGATTCATTTGCCATGACGGTAAGCGTGTTGACCTCAAACCCGTGAACGCGCTCACCATCCTGATTGACACAGATTCGAAGACCACGGCCAATTTCCTGACGTTTTTTAATAACCGAATTGGTTTCGTTGAGGGTACAGATCTGGAAGACGTTGGGATTGTCCCAGCCTTCTTTCAGTGCGGAGTGTGAGAAAATAAACTTCAGCTTTGAGTCAAAGCTGAGGAGTTTCTCCTTCTCCTTCATGATCAGGTTATAGGCGCTCTCATCGGCCAGTGTTTTCCCGGATGCATCCTTGAGCCTTGCATTTCCCGATGCATCTTTCTTTTTATCAACGGCGAAATACCCGTTATGCACACCGGCAGCAACTGTATTCAGATCCGCCCCTTCAAAGAGGGTGCTGTATTTAGGTTTGCGGATTGCCCGGGCATACTCCTTTTCAAACATCAGAGCGAATTTGCCCTTTTGCGGATTGCCGTCTTCATCGTACCAGCGGTAGTTGGCTACCTTGTCGATGAAAAACAGGCTGAGGACCTTGATACCCTGGGGACGCAGACGCATCTCTTTATCCAGATGTTCTTCGATGGTCTTGCGGATCTGCAGGCACTTGTATTCGTCTGGGTCAACTTCGCCAATGGCCTGACCCAATTTTAAAATTTCCGGCTTACTGGTGAAGCTGATGTATTCGTTGCCTTTTTCGCAGTAGATATCCTCTATGATGTAACCATCGTAAATATCACGCCCACCACTTTTATCCAGCAAATCGTCACCGCTTTTCACCTTAATCTTTTTACGCTTCATCGAACCGTTTTTAAGGCGACTATCAATTTCAACTTGAGCGGTAATCGGGCTTTTTTTATTGTTGACGCTCAGGAGCTTAATGTAGGCCTTGTTGTGGCCGTCTTTGACTTCAACTCCGGCAACCTCGATCTGCTTTACCAATTTCTTCTCATAGGCATCGACGGAATCCAGCTTGTAGAGCATGTGATGCTTGTCCACATGAGTAGCCGAGTAACGCAGCGTGCAGAGCGGATTAAGTGAGCGAATAGCCTCTTTACTCTTTGAGGTCGTGTCAACACTCTGGGGTTCATCTACAATAACGATTGGGTTGGTTTCCTGAATGTATTCAATCGGCTTGGCCCCGGTCATACGGTCATGGGAACGGTGGATGATATTGGCCTTGTTTTCCTTTTCCGGATCACTGAAACTTTTTCTGAAGGCATCAATATTGATCACCATGACCTGAATATCAGGGCTGGTGGCAAAATTCCTCACATCGGAAAGCTTACTGGAGTCATAGACAAAATAGTCGAAACTGACATTCTCATAAAGCTCACGGAAATGGTCCACCGTGATTTGCAACGACTTATACACCCCTTCTTTAATGGCTATGGACGGAACAACAATGATGAATTTGGTGAAGCCGTAAAGCCGGTTCATTTCAAAGATAGAGCGCAGATAGACATAGGTTTTTCCGGTTCCGGTCTCCATCTCCACGGTAAAATCCATGGAATTCATTTTTTCGGAAGGAGCCAGCCCATTTTTCAACTGAATCTTGCGGATATTTTTGTGGATGTCCTCCGGCAGAAGTTTTAAGCGGTTACCGACACCCAGATTGTTTTCCATGCTGGGAATGACCTGCTGGGTGGTGTATTGCAGTGGAGCCACCGTAAAATTGGTCTGGCAAATTTCCTGCCCTTCAAATACCCCGGTGACTGATTCTATAGCCTGCTTCTGGAAATCCAGATTTGCGTCGAATTTAATTTTCACTTTGCACCTCTGTTTTAAGCACGGAAGACACAGAAGACACAGAAGGATTTTTTAACCACGAAAGGTTATCTATCAACATGCTCTGGTTCTTTGTTTTTATCTCTATTGCTCGCTTTTGAGTGGTATGTTCCAAAATGGAAACAACCACTTTCTCAGTGTATTCGTGTTTATTCGTGTTCATTCGTGGTGCCCTCCTTGATTCTGAACTTCCGAGGAATCCTCGTGAGTTGCTTCCCATTCTGCCTGGGCCTCTTCTAATTGTTTTTTGAGTGCTTCTTTGTCGGGAAGGTAAAGCTGATATTCAGATGCATAAATGTTGGCATTTTCAGGCAGGGTTAGCTCAACCAGTTCATCGCTTTTGGTCAGACAAAGTAAAATGCCGATGGTAGGTTTTTCGTCATCGGTTTTAACATAGCGGTCGAAGTAGTTGACATACATCTGCATCTGTCCGAGATCCTGGTGCTTCAGGTCGCCGACTTTCAGATCAATCACGACATAACAACGCAAGAGACGGTTGTAGAAAACCAGATCAACATAGAAATGGCGGTTATCAAAAGAGAACCGCTTTTGGCGAGATTCAAACAGGAAGCCTTTACCCAGCTCCAAAAGGAAATGCTCAATTTTATCAATCAATGCCGTTTCAAGATCATGCTCACTGTAGCTTTTTCGTTCTTCCAAGCCTGTAAATTCGAGAATGTATGGACTTTTAATGACATCATCTGCTTTTTCAACAAGTTGCCCATGAGTTGAAAGTTGTTTTACCTCGTTCTTGTCTCGGCTTAAGGCGAGACGCTCATACAGGGCAGAATTGATTTGCCTTTCCAGTTCACGGTATCCCCAACCGTTCTCAGCAGCCTCCAGCTCATAGAACTGCCGCTCATCCCGGTTTTTCACTGTCAGAAGCGTCACATAATGCGTCCAGCCGAGTACAAAGCGCTCACTCAATTTTGCAGTCATTGCCTGCAAAATGTCTGAATTGCCAATCAGCTGAAAACATTGGTCAGGCAGTGACTGACCAATGTTTGAAGATTCAACAGACGCTGCCTGTTGAATCTGAACCTGTTGAGATGATTTTGCAGGCAGTGCCTGCAAAATGTCTGAGTAGGTAACATGAAACTTCCTGAACGAAGCTAAATTACGCTCAGAGCACCCTTTAATGCTTAATTGAAAAGCCAACTCTTTAAGTAACTGTTTGCCGTATTCAGCCCGATCTGCACCATTTTGCTCAAACTCCACGATATACCAGCCAAACAGCCAGTTGCGGACAACTAACGCAATATCCACCGACTTTGCTGCCTGGGATTGCATGGCAGCCTGCGTCTGCTCAAACAGTCCAACTAAACCATCAAAACCCACTTTCGTGTGTTCCGTGGTTCCCTTCTTCTTTCGTGTCTTTTCGTGTTTTTCGTGGTTCATCTTACAAGCTCCTTACATCGATAATGCCAGCCTGTTTGAGAATCTGAACCGCATTGGTTTTGACCACGTCATCCTTGAAGCCGGAGTCCTTGAATACCACGCGCATGATTTCCGGATTGAGCTCATCCTTCAGCTTCGCAATGCCTTCGACCACCTCAAGGGAAATGGCATCCGATAGACAGATAATCAGTGCTCCCATACCGATATCGAATACCTTTTGACCGGCAATGGTGTGTTCAGTTATGGGCAACGTAAGATCCAGACCATACTTGAGCAGGACCTCGTAAAGGACATCTTCCTCACGACGGTCGGTTTTGATGTTGGAGATGAAGTCTTCGAGAGTGCGCTCCGTCATATCAAAGTCGACCTCCCATGGTTTGATATTGGTGGAGTCGAGCTTGAATACCTTGAAGCCAAGGTCACCTTGATATTCTGGGTTTTCTGCTTTGATCTTTGCGGCAGCCCGGCGGATGCGCTCTTTGCCAATCTCGGAGATGGTTTTGTAACCTGCTTTGTAGGCTTCTGATTTTTCATCACAAGCTTCAGGTAGTTGCACCATGATGAATTTGCGGTTGCCACTTTCTTCGGCGTTGAGCTTCATAGCAGCATGAGCAGTCACACTTGAGCCTGCAAAAAAATCTAAAATGACATCATTTCCATTGCATACTTGCGGAATTAATGTTGTAAGAAGTGAAAGTGGTTTAGAATAATCGAAAACATTGCCCCCCATCAATTCTTGAATATTCCGTGTTGCCTCTGTGTTTAATCCTACTCTATCCATCATTAAAGTAGAGAACGGGTTGTGTGTACTCTTTAGTTCATCTCTGAACCGTTTTTGCATTGGTCTTTTGGATGTATCCTTCGGGAACACAATTCGCCCCTCCTTGATCATCCGATCCATTGATTCTGGTATAAATGCCCAAACCCGATTAGGATTAAACGGATAAACATTTCCTGTTGCAGGATCAACTAAATCATAAGCCTGGTTGGGGCGCATTGAAGCATTCATTCCGACAGTTAGGTTATCCAAAATCCATGGGCCACGTGGATCATTGTCAGGATTTGAATATCGCTTAAAATCTTTTTGGAAGCCTTTAAAGTCTTTCAGATCTCCTTTTTGAAAGCAGATAACATAGTCATGGTCTGCAGATACATTGTTATCTGCCATTGCAGAGGAAACCCGTCTTTTCCAGACTAACTCTGCAACAAAATTTTCTTCCCCAAAAACCTCATCAGAGATTTTCCGAAGATTAGAAACTTCAGTATCATCAATAGATATAAAGATAACCCCATTATCCTTCAACAAATTCCTCGCCAGCTTCAGGCGAGGATACATCATGTTCAACCAGTCGGTATGATAGCGCCCACTGGTTTCGGGATTGTTTGAGAGGTTACGGCCTTCACCATCCACCTGACCGGTGATCTCTTTATAGTTTTTGATGTTGTCTTTGAAATTGTCCTTATAAACAAAGTCATGTCCAGTATTGTACGGCGGATCGATATAGATCATCTTCACTTTTTTGTGATAGCTCTTCTGCAGGAGCTTGAGCACTTCAAGGTTATCGCCTTCAATGAAAATATTCTGGGTGGTGTCCCAATCCACTGACTCGTCCTTGCAGGGGCGCAGGGCGCCTGTGCTTGGCGTCTGGGCGATCATTCGGGCTTTGCTTTTACCGTTCCATGTAAAGCTGTAGCGTTCGTCGCGGTCGTCCACAAATGTGCCGAGCACTTCCTTCAGGGCTTCAAAGTCCACCTTGCCTTCGGTGAAGGCTTCCGGAAACAGCTCCTTCAGCTTGCCAACATTTTCGGCTACGATGTCCATTGTTTTACCGTCCATTTTTTCCATGATTAAACCTCTCTTATTACAGGCTCGCAGCCAGTTGCCTGAGCTCTTGTTCAAATTTCTTGATTTGTGTATTCAGCTCCACCTGCCGGTTAAAAGCCGCTTTTTTCAGCTGCCCGCGCAGCTCCGATATTCTTGATTCAATTTCCCGGCACCGCGTCAACTGCTCCAGCCGATCTCCGGCCTTGCCGATGGTAAAACTTCCGGACAACACCGAACATTCGTATCCGGTAAAGCGATCCGTCCAGGCATTGTATAGAGTGCCATAGGTCTGAAGCGGCATATTGTCCCATGCAAGTGATGCGACAAATGCCGCTTCTCGGTCATTGAATGCCCCGCTGTGCATCCAGCCGGTGGTATAGAAACGCTCGGCAACATAAGCTCCTTGCTCGGTCTGACTGAAACGTTTAGGAGCGATGCTCAGGGCAAAAGATTTATTAACCACGGAAGACACAGAAGACACGGAATTAATACTTTCTTTTTCAGTGTATTCGGTGTGTTCTGTGGTTCCAACATAAAAACCAATCATCAGCGGGTAAGGAATTATTCGGTGGATAATTTCTGCGATTCGTTTGTGGCCTTTCTGGGAGTTCATTTCAACCTGTAGAACCGCCACCTCAAGGTATTCCCGTTCATTGTCCCTGTAGGGTAGAACAGGACAAGTTGATGGCTTCAGGGTGTATTCCCAATACACGTTTTTCACGTTTTCCCGAAACAGCTTTTTGTCGCTGGCGACAAGTTCACCACTTTCAAGAAACTGCTTTTTGGGAACCCGTTTACCCAGCAGGGCCGCCTCCGGAAAGGAGATGGCATTCCAGACGTAATCAATGGCTGCTTTTTTATTATCTGGCATCGTCAGCCTCCTCACCCAAAAGGATCAGGTAGCTGACCACTTCAAAATCATCCATACCCTTAAAGCTGTTTTTATTGATGACGGTGCCACCGGGAGAGAAAAGACTCTCCACGCCGCGCTCTTCAGCTGCGCCGGTCAGAGCCTGCACGGCTTTGGACAGCAGATTACGGTAGTGAGACATATCGGAACCTTTGCGTGTCAGGTTGGAAAGCCGGGTGGTGGCTTCACCCTCAACGGACTTTCCATGGATGCTCATCTTTTTTAGCAGGTCCAGAATCTTTTTTGTCTGAGTGAATTGCAAAAGAACTGAACCGTCGTTTGATACATAGACCAGATAGTAAGGCGACAAGGCATAGGTGGAGTCTGAAACGGTTTGAGCGCCTTCATTTTTAAGGCAAAAAATTACTCCCGGAGACAGGTCGTCTTTTAGGGTATCGTCAATGGTGGCAACAGCAAAAGCGCCCGGCGGAATCCGCTCCAGCAGATTCTCATGTTCTTTTATGTAGTCAGTGAGGTCCATGCGAAAGTCGTTCAGCGTGAGGTCGGTGATGGAGATGCCACCCTCGACATCATCAATATCGACCACTTCGTTCTGAAGTTTTTCGAGCTGTTTGCGGCGGTATTCGAGGTCATTCATCTTTCCGGAATCGGTAAACTCGATGACGTTCTCTTCACCGGTGGCCGAGATATCCAGCAGAACCATGCGGCCGGAAACACGGGCCTCAAGATTGATGTATTCATCCAGCTCCATGTTGGGCCAGAAGTTCACCAGTTGAATTTTGTCATTCTTTGAGCCCAGTCGATCAACACGTCCAAAACGCTGAATGATTCGAACCGGATTCCAGTGGATGTCATAGTTGATCAGGTAATCACAATCCTGCAGGTTTTGCCCCTCTGAAATACAGTCGGTGGCAATCAGCAGGTCAATCTCAGCTGTAAGAGAAGAATCGATCTTGTCACGTTCTTTTGATACCGGAGAGAAGGAGGTGATGATCGAGGCCAGGTCTTTGCGTATGCCGGGCATCTCGGTTTTATTTTCTCCGGAGCCGGTCACCAAGGCAGCATAGACACCCAACTCTTTGTTGGCCCATCCGGCTATGTTGTCATAGAGATACTTGGCCGTGTCTGCAAACGCCGTAAAAATAATGAGCTTCTTATTGTCCGGATTGATCGGGTTGGCAACTTTGTAACGAATGAGCTCCTTCAGTTTCCTGAGTTTTTCATCTTGCGGCGCTTTGACGGACTGTGAAGAGGCAATCAGTTTTTCCAGAATCTCCCGGTCTTCTTCAAGCTCTTGCTTCCAGCGGACCGTATCCATGTCCTGAATCAGGACTTTGACCTTCTTGCCGACAACAAAAGGAGAGAAGGCATCATCTTCAATTTCGATCTCTTCGATATCAAACTCTTCAACCGCTGCATTGTTGTCATGGTCTGCAATTTTCTGGATCAACCCTGTTACTTCACCGAGCAGTTTTTCCAGCGTCATGGTGAAGGAGTTGATTGAACTTTCCATTCGCTTGAACAGGTTAACCCGCATCAGATGAATCAAGCTCTGTTCACGGTCGACCTGTCTGAACACGGAACCGCCAGCAACCTTTCGGTCATACTTGCGGCTGTACTCTTCAGCCTTTTGCGGCAGGACATATTTCAGCGGAGCATAGGCGCTCAGATTAAGCAGCCGAATGTCTCTATTAATACTTTCAAGCGCCGGGAAGCGTCCCTCCGTATCAATGTCTGTCTTGATATTGACGGGCTTGAGCCTCTCCGGAAATTTTCCGATCTCCGTTACATCATAATACTTTTCGATATGCTTTCTGGATCGGGCAATGGTGAGAAGATCCAGCAATTTGAAATAGTCAAAATTCAAAGTCTCCAGCAGGGACTCCGTGGTTCTTTCTCGGTCGTCCAGATTCAGCCATGCATTGAAGCGCGTCTGAGCCATTTTCAAAGTCTGCTCTATACTGGTAATACCGTTGGTCTTCAATGCGTCGTCTTTTGCCTCAACGATAAAAGCGACTTGGTTTTTCAGGTCGTTCATCCGGTTGTTTACCGGGGTGGCTGATAGCATCAGCACTTTGGTTTTTACACCTGCTTTGATGATCTCATTCATCAGTTTGGAATATCGGGTCAGAGAATCATCCTTGCGAGCCGGGTTGTTTCTAAAGTTGTGCGACTCGTCGATAACGATCAAGTCGTAGTTCCCCCAGTTCAGGGTCTCTAAATTGATCTCCCCTGACATGCCGCGCACACGGGTCAAGTCCGTGTGATTGAGGACATCAAAGTTAAACCTGTCGGAAGCGAGAATGTTTCGTTTGTCGTTAACGGTGTATAAGGTCCAGTTTTCCCGGAGCTTTTTGGGGCATAAGACCAGCACTCTATCGTTGCGGAGTTCATAGTATTTGATTACCGCCAGCGCTTCAAAGGTCTTACCCAGTCCCACGCTGTCTGCAATGATGCAGCCATTGTAACGCTCTATTTTATCGATGGCTCCAAGAACGCCATCCCGCTGAAATTTGTAAAGCTTTTGCCAGACTTGAGTGCTTTTAATTCCGGTCTGGGTCTTGATGATTTTGTCTTCATCCAACTCGCCGATAAAATCCCTGAAGATATTGAATAGAGTCAGGAAGTAGATTTGCTGGGGAGTTTTATCGGTATAAATGAGCGAAAGTGCTTCCTGCAGGATCGCTTCAAAATCATTGCTGTTTTTACCTGAGGCCCACAGCTCATCAAACCATTTGATGAGTGAATGCGCCTCATCAGAACTGCGAAAGCAGGTGTTCATGTGGTGGGATTCAGATGGAACGATACCCAGACCGTCAGTGGTAAAGGATGAACTGCCCACAATGGCAAGGTGTTCATCGCTACCGGCATGAGATAAATGAATAAGGTTCTGGTGGACCGATGATGGCAACTCGCGGACTTCGCATTTTTGTTTCAGCCACTGGGCGCACTCTCGTGCAACCCGAGTAACATCAAGCCGATTGCGCAGACGACGATCCAAGTGATTCCCGGAAAGGTTTTTCAGAAACCCCTCTTTGTCGCTATAACACGGAACAAGCAGCTTAAACTTGGAAACCTTTGAAAGCTCCCTTTTAAGCTCGTCATAGGCGTAAAGAGAAAACAGAGCGGAAACCACAGAAAGAGTGCATCCACCTGCGATATTTTCTTTGAGCTCGGAAACAACATTTCCCAGAGATTTGTTATCAAGTATTGATGTTTTCTTCTGCGCTTTCAATTTAATCCTTACCAAAGTAAAACTTCTTCAGCCCGCCATGGACGGCGGGCTTCTTGGGGCGCGGGGATTTTAAGATCTTCCACTTTTCCATTCTATCTTCTTCTTTCTGTATTGGTGCGGTATTGCCTATAACGTTTCGCGGCTATATGAAGTTTTTGCGGAACGCAGTGGAGCAAAAATTTGGGTGAAGCGAAGCGGAACCATATAGCCGCTGTTGTATGACGTGCTTGGGAGGCGGTTTTCATGGCTACTACTTCTATATACATGTGCATCCTTAATTCCTCTTAAAAACTTGCCCATTTCTTTCAGCTGGAGCACAGGACGTGCGGCAGCTGACATTTTTAATCAACATATTTTCCAGTCGCTTTTTTAATTTATCTATATCTCTCAATTCACACTCCCAAACGACTAAATAATTAATACCCATTTTTTCAATTTGGCTTTTAACATTATTATCGCGGTTTATATTTTTCTTAAATTTTAAATCCCAGAACTCTATATTTGATTTTGGTGTATAGGCGTATTTGCACCCTTGATGTCTATGCCAAAAACAACCATGTACAAATATTGCAGTGTTGTATTTGCGAAGAAAAATATCTGGTTTTCCAAGAATATCAATCGGATTAATTCTATATCGGTACCCCATTTTATGAAGAACTGTTCGAACTTCTTTTTCTATTTTTGTATTTTTAGATCTTATTCTGGACATATTCCAGCTTCGCTTTTCAGGAGTTAAACTATCCATTCAAAGCTCTCCAGATAGGATTTGAAGTAGATCCTCTGGACTCAAGGCTGGTTTACGACGGTGTAGCATTGCGTGGCAATTAGGACAGACCGGAAGAAGATCTTTTCCAGGATCGAGAGAATAACTTCCACCCATTTGAGAAACTGGGACAATATGATGGACGTGAATAAAACCTTCGCCCAGCTCACCGTATTTAGCACCAAAATCGAAATCACAAATCCTGCAGGCCGTTCCATGAATTTCAATACAAGCAGCCCGGTTGATTCGGCTCCTTTCATATTGTTTAACCAACTTGAGCAGCGCTGCACCTTCGCTTTCACCTTCAATTGCAGATTCATTAATTTCTTCAAGTGGGAGAAGTGCAAGTGCAAGACCCAAAAAACCAGTTGCCCACGGAAAGGTAGCATCAAAGTCATACCCCGATGTCTTCTCCACAACAACTCCAACCTTCTTCATTGAGATTCGAATGGTTCCCCAGTCGTGTGGCCAAGAAGATGGCTTAGATGCATCAACATGCACAGAATCTAGTTTTAAAGTAACTTGAGCCCCTTTTGACTTAAGACTGTCTGAAAATACCGCGAAAGCAGCTTGTTGTGAAGGTGTTGCGGTTTTCATCCCGAGGATGAGTCCGGATGCATAATTCCCTGGAATAAAAGCTGCCGACACAGTTCTCCAGCCAAGGTGAAGCTCGACACGAAATGATATGGTGCGCTCAATCCCACATGGGCCGATAATAATTTTTTGCCCGTTATTCTCCACAGTTGCACTTGCTTCTACTTCCAGACCAAATCGCTCTGTTAGAGCACGGGACAGATGTGCCGTATCAATCATAATTATCAATCTTCCAGATCAGGTTCAGGAAGATCCTCAACCAGTTTTCTTAACAGGCGCGATACTTCGAAGCGCAATTCCTCAAAATGGTTTTTCGTGGCTTCGTTGATTGTTCCAAGCTCTGCTTCGACCAAAGCCCAAAGCAGGGAGTCCATTCCTTGAATAGTCACATCAGATGCCAAGTTGGGAACATAGACCTTGTGGTAATAGGGATGGCCGGTGTTTACCCTTACTGCATGATGGCCGTCAATAATTGCCGGAGCCCACAGGATTCCGTCGTCAATACTATCTGCCGGTTGCACACAAACCTGCCTGGGAGCCGTGGATTCGCTCACTTTTAATTTCAGGCGGACTGTGCCGGATTTGTTCTTAACTTCCACATCACCGGCAGCAGAATCGACAACAGTGACTTCTGCGTTACGTAGATCTTGCTCTTTGCTTGAAATGGAGCGATTAGAGCCTTCATGGGCGTCTTTGGCTTCATCGCTAACTTTCTTGCGCTGCCCACGTCTGTAACGCTCGTTGGCCGCATTTCTCGGTGCTGGAAGAAACTCGTTCAGAACCCAGTTATACAATTCTTCATTCAACAAAATCCGGGATTTTTTTATATCAACTTGGAATGCTTCATCTGACTCGTGGGTAAACGAGAACTCAACTCTGAGAAGCGACAAGTGAGGTTCTTTTGTAAACATGCCCAGCCAATCTGCAGGATGAATAAGGCGGTTTTCCCGATAGATATAAATGCCCTGCATGTTATTTGTAAGGCGTGCACGTTTAGCTGCTTCCTGAGATGAGAAGTATTCCCGTCGCGGGAGGACAAAAGCACGGATAGAGAATTCAACCGGACTGCCGTCAGGAAGTTCGGCTTCGAGCTTTTTTTCTGCAACA contains these protein-coding regions:
- a CDS encoding very short patch repair endonuclease, with product MDSLTPEKRSWNMSRIRSKNTKIEKEVRTVLHKMGYRYRINPIDILGKPDIFLRKYNTAIFVHGCFWHRHQGCKYAYTPKSNIEFWDLKFKKNINRDNNVKSQIEKMGINYLVVWECELRDIDKLKKRLENMLIKNVSCRTSCAPAERNGQVFKRN
- a CDS encoding ATP-binding protein, which produces MSRKQTLPPNPARLIEGLRDTGYDFNTALADIVDNSVDAGATKIDIRINMDPDGDILVSVADDGCGMDEQALLNGMTYGAQGLVDPKRLGKFGLGLKTASTAFCRRLSVITRSSGENSLVKATWDLDHVVNASEWELLLDVPIEFEEDLLNEVAPSSSGTLVMWDKVDRMMKNYSEPGGKHARNALDRVVTGFRDHAAMVYQRFLNVTDERSRNIKIILNGQTVAPWDPFCEDEGDTELVAEKKLEAELPDGSPVEFSIRAFVLPRREYFSSQEAAKRARLTNNMQGIYIYRENRLIHPADWLGMFTKEPHLSLLRVEFSFTHESDEAFQVDIKKSRILLNEELYNWVLNEFLPAPRNAANERYRRGQRKKVSDEAKDAHEGSNRSISSKEQDLRNAEVTVVDSAAGDVEVKNKSGTVRLKLKVSESTAPRQVCVQPADSIDDGILWAPAIIDGHHAVRVNTGHPYYHKVYVPNLASDVTIQGMDSLLWALVEAELGTINEATKNHFEELRFEVSRLLRKLVEDLPEPDLED
- a CDS encoding helicase-related protein, translated to MKAQKKTSILDNKSLGNVVSELKENIAGGCTLSVVSALFSLYAYDELKRELSKVSKFKLLVPCYSDKEGFLKNLSGNHLDRRLRNRLDVTRVARECAQWLKQKCEVRELPSSVHQNLIHLSHAGSDEHLAIVGSSSFTTDGLGIVPSESHHMNTCFRSSDEAHSLIKWFDELWASGKNSNDFEAILQEALSLIYTDKTPQQIYFLTLFNIFRDFIGELDEDKIIKTQTGIKSTQVWQKLYKFQRDGVLGAIDKIERYNGCIIADSVGLGKTFEALAVIKYYELRNDRVLVLCPKKLRENWTLYTVNDKRNILASDRFNFDVLNHTDLTRVRGMSGEINLETLNWGNYDLIVIDESHNFRNNPARKDDSLTRYSKLMNEIIKAGVKTKVLMLSATPVNNRMNDLKNQVAFIVEAKDDALKTNGITSIEQTLKMAQTRFNAWLNLDDRERTTESLLETLNFDYFKLLDLLTIARSRKHIEKYYDVTEIGKFPERLKPVNIKTDIDTEGRFPALESINRDIRLLNLSAYAPLKYVLPQKAEEYSRKYDRKVAGGSVFRQVDREQSLIHLMRVNLFKRMESSINSFTMTLEKLLGEVTGLIQKIADHDNNAAVEEFDIEEIEIEDDAFSPFVVGKKVKVLIQDMDTVRWKQELEEDREILEKLIASSQSVKAPQDEKLRKLKELIRYKVANPINPDNKKLIIFTAFADTAKYLYDNIAGWANKELGVYAALVTGSGENKTEMPGIRKDLASIITSFSPVSKERDKIDSSLTAEIDLLIATDCISEGQNLQDCDYLINYDIHWNPVRIIQRFGRVDRLGSKNDKIQLVNFWPNMELDEYINLEARVSGRMVLLDISATGEENVIEFTDSGKMNDLEYRRKQLEKLQNEVVDIDDVEGGISITDLTLNDFRMDLTDYIKEHENLLERIPPGAFAVATIDDTLKDDLSPGVIFCLKNEGAQTVSDSTYALSPYYLVYVSNDGSVLLQFTQTKKILDLLKKMSIHGKSVEGEATTRLSNLTRKGSDMSHYRNLLSKAVQALTGAAEERGVESLFSPGGTVINKNSFKGMDDFEVVSYLILLGEEADDAR
- a CDS encoding HNH endonuclease, which codes for MIDTAHLSRALTERFGLEVEASATVENNGQKIIIGPCGIERTISFRVELHLGWRTVSAAFIPGNYASGLILGMKTATPSQQAAFAVFSDSLKSKGAQVTLKLDSVHVDASKPSSWPHDWGTIRISMKKVGVVVEKTSGYDFDATFPWATGFLGLALALLPLEEINESAIEGESEGAALLKLVKQYERSRINRAACIEIHGTACRICDFDFGAKYGELGEGFIHVHHIVPVSQMGGSYSLDPGKDLLPVCPNCHAMLHRRKPALSPEDLLQILSGEL